The following proteins are encoded in a genomic region of Nicotiana sylvestris chromosome 4, ASM39365v2, whole genome shotgun sequence:
- the LOC104223313 gene encoding inactive RHOMBOID-like protein 8, producing the protein MAESSKFQTQIEIKQQMAAARFSTELTAEELLKEERVPFPFFKPLSQKGANTWIISLFVILHLGAFIATMIVNDCWENSHGDCALKPLRRFSFQPLSENPLLGPSASALDEIGALRKTLLTNNHQLWRIFSSPWLHAGLFHLIINLSSVIFVGIHLEQEFGPLRIGVIYILSAITGSLVAALFIQDRPSVSSSGALVGLLGTLLSSVIRNWKLYTNKFAGLVATMTILMTTLVLGLIPYINNFANIGGFMSGFLLGFVLLFRPQQEKLACNKGGIFEFDAKHIVKRRKTLDKPVQRGVVLVIFALLLSGIIIAVLHRVDANKYCSWCHYLDCVPSKWWSCTDKAFHCEKMVNSEHLTLSCPNTGRFRVFPFTDISEARFQDVCNLICS; encoded by the exons ATGGCAGAGAGTTCGAAATTCCAAACACAGATAGAAATCAAGCAACAAATGGCGGCGGCGAGATTCTCGACTGAGCTGACGGCGGAGGAACTActgaaagaagagagagttccaTTCCCCTTCTTTAAGCCGTTGTCTCAGAAGGGAGCCAACACGTGGATCATTTCTCTCTTTGTGATCCTTCACTTGGGCGCTTTCATTGCTACGATGATCGTTAATGACTGCTGGGAGAATTCACATGGCGATTGTGCCCTTAAACCTCTTCGTCGTTTCTCTTTTCAGCCCCTCTCCGAGAATCCACTGCTCGGCCCATCAGCTTCTGC GTTGGATGAAATTGGAGCGCTTAGGAAGACTTTGTTGACTAATAATCATCAACTCTGGCGTATCTTCTCAAGCCCATGGTTGCATGCAGGGCTTTTCCATCTGATCATCAACTTGTCATCTGTAATCTTCGTGGGGATTCACTTGGAGCAAGAATTTGGACCAC TAAGAATTGGAGTTATATACATACTCTCAGCGATTACTGGTAGTCTAGTTGCTGCACTTTTCATTCAGGATCGTCCATCAGTTTCTTCCTCTGGTGCATTGGTTGGATTGCTTGGTACACTGCTCTCTAGCGTCATCAGGAATTGGAAACTTTATACCAATAAG TTTGCAGGGCTAGTGGCTACTATGACAATCCTGATGACAACTCTTGTCCTTGGACTGATACCTTACATCAATAATTTTGCTAATATTGGAGGATTCATGTCAGGATTCCTTCTAGGGTTTGTGCTCTTGTTCAGACCTCAACAAGAGAAACTAGCTTGTAATAAGGGAGGTATATTTGAGTTTGATGCCAAGCACATTGTCAAGCGTAGGAAAACTTTGGACAAGCCTGTTCAGAGGGGTGTTGTCCTTGTTATCTTTGCTCTTCT GCTTTCTGGAATTATAATAGCAGTTCTGCATAGAGTTGATGCAAACAAGTACTGTAGCTGGTGTCACTACCTTGATTGCGTTCCATCCAAATGGTGGAGCTGCACTGACAAGGCATTTCATTGTGAG AAGATGGTCAACTCGGAACATCTGACCTTGAGTTGTCCAAATACTGGTAGATTCAGAGTTTTTCCCTTCACTGACATTTCAGAGGCAAGGTTTCAGGATGTATGCAATTTGATATGTTCCTAG
- the LOC138889981 gene encoding nuclear localization sequence-binding protein-like — translation MTHEGNDIFWECLAVIEEGLDPDASFILEEAKKLLKQAVSLHLPNQTELAWYEAELKKISEERDSLKILYVKKEGEISDLRVELTKFQSVKEESLARGREIEELKAKSIAELAKTKSDAEAIISSYRADAEEINAQAKEISSATEVKLSSALDQPGDGPGEKPSRRCMLAASISRPDIEKTKTSEEKAATFISNDEDSTSGSDSGKDKDEDPEDEAHEDAAAEGDTAPE, via the exons atGACTCATGAAGGGAATGATATTTTTTGGGAGTGTCTTGCGGTAATCGAAGAAGGTCTCGATCCAGATGCCTCATTTATTCTTGAGGAAGCCAAAAAGCTCCTCAAACAA gCCGTGTCACTGCATTTGCCAAATCAAACTGAGCTTGCTTGGTATGAAGCCGAGCTTAAGAAGATCTCGGAAGAGAGGGACAGTCTTAAAATCCTCTATGTCAAGAAAGAGGGGGAGATCAGCGATCTCCGAGTTGAATTGACGAAG TTTCAAAGTGTGAAGGAGGAAAGCCTAGCTCGAGGCCGGGAAATCGAGGAGCTTAAAGCTAAATCCATTGCTGAGTTGGCCAAGACCAAATCTGATGCTGAGGCAATTATATCTTCGTACCGAGCCGATGCTGAAGAAATTAATGCCCAGGCAAAGGAGATCTCTTCTGCGACCGAAGTTAAGTTATCAAGTGCACTTGACCAGCCAGGCGACGGTCCTGGAGAGAAACCCTCAAGGAGGTGCATGCTCGCGGCTTCGATCTCTCGGCCCGATATTGAAAAGACTAAGACTTCGGAAGAAAAGGCCGCCACTTTTATTTCTAATGACGAGGATTCAACCAGTGGCTCCGACAGTGGGAAAGATAAAGATGAAGACCCTGAAGATGAGGCACACGAAGACGCAGCTGCCGAAGGAGATACAGCCCCTGAGTAG